The Priestia koreensis genomic interval TTGTGATCGGTTCGATCTCTGCTTGGAACTTCAGCCGTACACAAGCGTTTAAGGAAGAGGAGTTGAGCTAAATGGAGAGTGTAACACCCGTTAATCGTAACGTGCCAGCTCCTAAGAAGGGGACACCTGGCCTTAAAATTAAAAGCTTTTTCATTACGACGCTCATTTATATTGAGTTAATTATCGTAGGAGCTGCCGTTCTTTTTCCGATCATCTGGATCGTTGGTTCGTCATTTGGTGAGTCTAGTGGGTTAGCAAATGCCACGGCTATTCCTGAACATCCTACAATTATTCACTACAAAGAATTGATTGAAAAAACCAAGTTCCTAGCCTGGTATTGGAATACATTTAAAATTGCCGTATTGAACATGATTTTCTCAGTTCTATTGAGCACATCAACGGCGTACATTTTTTCTCGCTTTAAGTTTAAAGGTAAAAAAGTGGGCTTAATGTCAATCTTGATTCTGCAAATGTTCCCTTCCTTCATGGGGATGATTGCTCTTTACATTTTATTCTTAAACTTTGGCCTGTTAAATAGCCATATCGGATTAGTCATTATCTATGCTGCAGGACAAATTCCGTTTAATACATGGTTAATTAAGGGATATCTACAGTCTGTTCCAAAATCATTAGATGAATCAGCCATGATCGATGGAGCAACGAAAACACAAATTTTCTTTAAGATCATTATGCCGCTTTCAAAGCCAATTCTAACGTTTGTAGCGCTCACGCAATTTATGGCACCGTGGATGGACTTCATTCTTCCACGTCTCTTAATTAGCTCAAACGAAAAGAAAACACTTGCGATAGGCCTTTTCGATCTTACTAAAGGAAATACGAATACAAACTTTACGATGTTTGCTGCAGGAGCTATTCTTGTTGCGGTACCAATTACACTCTTGTATATCTTCTTACAAAAGTACCTTATTAGTGGGTTAACAGCCGGAGCTAATAAGGGATAAATGACAGAGAGAAAAGAGGGGATTCCTCCTTTTCTCTTTCTTTTTAAAAGATGCTGAAAGCGCTTTAAATACTGATTTATTGATAAGGAGCGCATTTTTGGGACAAAGAAAAATAAAATTAGGACGGATATAACTTATGGGTGTAACAATAAAAGATATTGCGACTAAAGCAAACGTATCGCCATCAACGGTTTCACGAGTCATTTCAAACAGTCCCTTAATCGGTGAAAAAACAAAGCGAAAAGTCAAAAAAGTGATGGAAGAGCTAGGGTACTTTCCTAACTTTCACGCGCGCGTCTTAGTAAACGGAGCTACGTGTTCCCTCGGTATTGTGATGCCAGTATCAATGAGAGATCAGGACCTCGTATTTCAAAACCCCTTCTTTCAAGATGTCATGAAGGGTGTGGGATCGTTTGTTCACTCGAAAAACTATTCACTTTATATGACGTCAGGAGAAACGGAAGAGGAAATTTACCAGGACGTTGTGAATATGGTCAAAGGAAGACGAGTAGATGGCATTTTACTTCTTTATTCGCAAGAAGAGGACCCTATTATCAATTTTCTTGTGGAACATGATTTTCCGTTCGTGTTGGTTGGTCATCCTCCTGATAACGTTCAAAACATTACGTATGTGGACAATGATAACTATAAAATTGCCCAAAACGTCACGAAATACCTTCTGTCACTTGGACATGAAAAGATCGCCTTTATCGGGGGGAATAAGCGCTTGATTGTGACGAGAAATCGTCTATCTGGATTTTTAGATACGCTTTCTCTTGCGGGACTTTCTGTTCCTGAGGATTATATCAAACATACCGAGTTTAGCATTGAGGGTGGAAATGCAAGTGTGCAGGAGCTTCTGGAATTAAACGAGATACCGACAGCTATATTTGTAACGGATGACGTCTTAGCAATGGGTGTTCTAAACGTACTGCATGAGAAGAAAATACGCGTACCTGAGCAAGTAACGGTTGTGAGCTTTAATAACTTGTTTTTTGCAGGGTTCACGATTCCACCATTAACGACGGTAGATGTGAACATCTATCAGCTTGGTTATGAAGCGGCAAAATGTTTGGTAGAAAAGGTGGAGGACACCTCAGCTACACCGAAGTGTATTGTGGTACCATCGAAGCTAGTTGTTCGCAAAACCTGTCAGCATATCGGAGATCAATCGTTACAGAAGATGTTATCTCACCTAGATTTTCAAATCGTTGTTCAATAAAAAAATCCTGGTCACATTTTGGAGACCAGGATTTTTTCTGCTTATTTTACTGTTGCTTGCCATGATGTTTTCAAGCTGTTAATATCGTTGATCAACGTTTTTTGAGCCTGAATACTAATCAAAAGACGCTGTGCAGACTGTAACTTAGTAGTCATGTCTGTCAAAACTTTGATTCCTTGCGTAATATCTCCTTTGTTGTAGGAGCTCTCCGCAGCTTGTAGATCATTTTGTAATGTCTGGCTAAAGGCATTTCTAATTTTCGCCTTGGTTGTAAAATTAGACAGCTCTTGTTTAACTTCTTCCATTGTCACGGTAACAACGAATGGAATTTCATTGCTCGTAACGCTTTGCTTTGTAGAAGTAGAGGTTGCCATAACTGATGCAATACCAGCCGATTTCGCTACAATTTCTCCTGAGTCGGAAATACTAATAACGTCTGGGTTTGATGAGACAAGCTTGAACTGATTTGCAGTTAATGTTGCTTCAGCACCACTTACGTATTTCACTTGAACAGTAGGTGAAGGGGTAACGACTTGTTTCTTTTGCAAGTTCAATCCAACTGGACCTATATCCAAGTTCAAGCTTTCAATCATAATGGGAAGCTTATATAGTCTTGAACCAAGCGTATAGTAAATGCTCCCATCGTTCGATAATGTCATGAACTGAATGGATTCTTCAACCACTTCATCGGATACTGTCATCAGCTTTTTGGATCCTCGCACAAGCTGTTTAACTTCTAACGTATCAGGATTAACAGCCGTTAATTTTCGACCAAGTGTCGTGTAGAGCGTCCCATTTTTTCCCCAGTCTAAGTAGAACGGACGGAATTTACCTGTACTGAACGTAGTAGGATAAACAATTTTGCTTTTGACGACTTCATACGTTGTCGGGTCCATGGCAAAAATCGTTCCGTCAATAATTCCCCAAAGTAAGCCATCAGGTCCAAACGATAATCCACCAATCATTTCAAGTGGTATATCTAATCCAGGAATTTTAGGCGTGAATTCCGCAATTTTTTCTCCCTTTTCTACATCGAATACGAACATTTTCGCTTCTTTTTCAACAGGGTCACTTCCTAGACCACCGTAGATAGAAGTACTTCCATAAATTTTCCCGTCTTTATAAGCGAGTCCGATGATGCTTTGATCCTTTACAATGTCCGCGTAGACTTTTGTTTGAACATTCACTTGATCATTAGCAGAAGGGCTCTCGCTTAACACGGTAAGCGCACCACCATGCTTTCCATAACCAGGAATCGTTCCGATGAATAACTTGTTATCTCCACTTGTCATCGCAAACGGACGATCTTGGTCATCATCAATATCAACAGCGAGAGAAGGGTTCCCATTTTTTCCACTTGTGTAGTTAATCGGTTTTGTTGGATCGTAGCGATAAATCTTCGCACCAGGGTATGTTCCGAAATAGACCACACCGTTTAATGATCCAATTCCCTCTGACTGATGGAAGCTTTTATTCATATACGTATAGCTTTGGGATGATTCATCAAAAATACTCATTCCACGCTGATATCCGCCAGAATATACTTTTCCGTCAATTGCAGCGATTGCATTTATGTTCGTACCTTGGGCATCCACGTTTGGAAAGTGAAGCTTATAATCATTGTCGGTTGGATTGTAAAAGAAAGAATCTGTAAAAGCAGCCATTCCTGCTAGCACTGTTTTTCCATTTTGTAACGTAATCCAAGCGTGTGCTTTAATTTCTGTTTCGTCTGGTAGTGGAGGGGCGTCTTTTAGCTCTTCCACTTTGTTTTCTTTCAGATTGTACGTGTAGAGACTACTGTTTAACTTATAGTAAATTAGGTCTGGATTATAAGGTGAGGGAGAGGAGATCTTCCCTTGGAAGCCAATGGTGTTAATGTGCTTTCCAGTTGCTTCATCTAAAATGAATAGTCGGTAACCCGCGCGGACGAATAATTTCCCGCCGTATACAGCTACTTCTGATACTGTTGCGCTTTCACCTGAAATGGGAAGAGGTATTTCGACTTTTTCACCTGTTTTACGATCGTAACGCATAAGAGCGGCTGTTGTTCCGATTCCGACATACACGTATTGATCTGTTACACCTAGGCCACGAGCATATTGCTGGCCTTCCTTCATGATACCTAAATCGTTATATGTATTGGTCGCAATATCATATTCAAATACCTTCGTATTAGGATAAGTCGCTCCGTAAATCTTTCCATCACTACTCGACTTTAAATCCCAAACAAAAGTATCAGAGGGATTTTTCCCAAGCGATTCAAGCTTTTTCTCATTTGGTAAGTAACGATAGAGCATACCGTTCATCGTGCTAGCGAAATAGACATTCCCATCGCTCCCGACCGTCATTCCCCATACCACATCAGAATTAGCAATGGTTTGGGAGAACTTTTGCTCACCTGTCTCTGCATCAACTGCATAAAATACTGCAGGACTTCCGTTAACAACCATGTATTGTTCATTTTCTCCTAACGCATTCTGCCCATAAGCTGCCGCTTGAGATAAAGGTGTTTTAACCGCTTGTCCAAGTGAGATTGGATCACTAAATGAATCTTCCGGATGGAAATTAGAAGCAGCGGCTAGTGCGTGCTGTGGTGCTAGAGAAAACAGACCTAAAACAAACAAAATTACTACTGATAAATAGTTGCGTAATTTCATTTCACCCTCCTTGTATCATTTTGTCTTATATTTAGCATGTACGATCAAATTATCGGTTATTATGGGATTTTTTTGAAGTATTTTGATCTAAAAGTAACATAAATCATAAAAGCAGCGCCAAAAGCGCTGCTTTTACAAACTAAGACAGGCTGTTTATAATCGCATCTAGATCATGAATATAGCCATCTCGTAACGCTCCTTTTAGTTCGCTTTCTGAAGTGTTTTGTAGCACTTCTTTGGCCTTCATAAGGTGATGAGTGGCTTTACTAGATTCACCCTTGTCTATAAAATGCTGTGCTGATTGTAGCGGATTAATAAGTTGTTTAAACAGAGAGTTGCTTATTTCTCCTGCTTCTCTGGCTTTTTGAATATCTTGTGTCAAAATAGGAAGGCTTGCTGTCACTGTAATCGTTACGTCGTTACTTGTGACGTCCTTACCATTACGATTGATCGTTGCCGTAACGGTTGCTACACCTGAATGCATCGCTTGAAGTGTTCCGTCCTCTTTGACACGAAGAACGGTAGGATCAGAAGAGGTTAGCGTCGAATCTTCTTTTTCATAGGCAATGGGCTTTCCATTGGCATAGGCAAATGAAATAGAAGGGTTTACAACGTCATATTTATTAATCACTTGTTGATCAACAGACAGGGAAACGATGGTTTTCATCGGAAGTTTATACAGTTTAGAACTAATGGTGTAATAGAGGCTTCCGTCATCTGAGAGCGCCATT includes:
- a CDS encoding sugar ABC transporter permease, producing the protein MESVTPVNRNVPAPKKGTPGLKIKSFFITTLIYIELIIVGAAVLFPIIWIVGSSFGESSGLANATAIPEHPTIIHYKELIEKTKFLAWYWNTFKIAVLNMIFSVLLSTSTAYIFSRFKFKGKKVGLMSILILQMFPSFMGMIALYILFLNFGLLNSHIGLVIIYAAGQIPFNTWLIKGYLQSVPKSLDESAMIDGATKTQIFFKIIMPLSKPILTFVALTQFMAPWMDFILPRLLISSNEKKTLAIGLFDLTKGNTNTNFTMFAAGAILVAVPITLLYIFLQKYLISGLTAGANKG
- a CDS encoding FIMAH domain-containing protein gives rise to the protein MKLRNYLSVVILFVLGLFSLAPQHALAAASNFHPEDSFSDPISLGQAVKTPLSQAAAYGQNALGENEQYMVVNGSPAVFYAVDAETGEQKFSQTIANSDVVWGMTVGSDGNVYFASTMNGMLYRYLPNEKKLESLGKNPSDTFVWDLKSSSDGKIYGATYPNTKVFEYDIATNTYNDLGIMKEGQQYARGLGVTDQYVYVGIGTTAALMRYDRKTGEKVEIPLPISGESATVSEVAVYGGKLFVRAGYRLFILDEATGKHINTIGFQGKISSPSPYNPDLIYYKLNSSLYTYNLKENKVEELKDAPPLPDETEIKAHAWITLQNGKTVLAGMAAFTDSFFYNPTDNDYKLHFPNVDAQGTNINAIAAIDGKVYSGGYQRGMSIFDESSQSYTYMNKSFHQSEGIGSLNGVVYFGTYPGAKIYRYDPTKPINYTSGKNGNPSLAVDIDDDQDRPFAMTSGDNKLFIGTIPGYGKHGGALTVLSESPSANDQVNVQTKVYADIVKDQSIIGLAYKDGKIYGSTSIYGGLGSDPVEKEAKMFVFDVEKGEKIAEFTPKIPGLDIPLEMIGGLSFGPDGLLWGIIDGTIFAMDPTTYEVVKSKIVYPTTFSTGKFRPFYLDWGKNGTLYTTLGRKLTAVNPDTLEVKQLVRGSKKLMTVSDEVVEESIQFMTLSNDGSIYYTLGSRLYKLPIMIESLNLDIGPVGLNLQKKQVVTPSPTVQVKYVSGAEATLTANQFKLVSSNPDVISISDSGEIVAKSAGIASVMATSTSTKQSVTSNEIPFVVTVTMEEVKQELSNFTTKAKIRNAFSQTLQNDLQAAESSYNKGDITQGIKVLTDMTTKLQSAQRLLISIQAQKTLINDINSLKTSWQATVK
- a CDS encoding LacI family DNA-binding transcriptional regulator, translating into MGVTIKDIATKANVSPSTVSRVISNSPLIGEKTKRKVKKVMEELGYFPNFHARVLVNGATCSLGIVMPVSMRDQDLVFQNPFFQDVMKGVGSFVHSKNYSLYMTSGETEEEIYQDVVNMVKGRRVDGILLLYSQEEDPIINFLVEHDFPFVLVGHPPDNVQNITYVDNDNYKIAQNVTKYLLSLGHEKIAFIGGNKRLIVTRNRLSGFLDTLSLAGLSVPEDYIKHTEFSIEGGNASVQELLELNEIPTAIFVTDDVLAMGVLNVLHEKKIRVPEQVTVVSFNNLFFAGFTIPPLTTVDVNIYQLGYEAAKCLVEKVEDTSATPKCIVVPSKLVVRKTCQHIGDQSLQKMLSHLDFQIVVQ